Proteins encoded within one genomic window of Deltaproteobacteria bacterium:
- a CDS encoding sigma 54-interacting transcriptional regulator has protein sequence MSADTERWLESLPEPAFAISLEKRVLGMNAAAAALTGVAAAAARGRRCADIVRCEACAEYCPLNAAVEQRRAITSFNVQLESAHGSEAVSLHTAPLRAAAGEVIGVLECARPIGHLVGLFQALQEKTDQVQLERNKVQAVLDSIAEGVFTVNRERIITSINRTGARISGRPEAKIVGQVCYEVLGCRAECARACPALRVLDGGAAVTNFETEYADPAGRLFPVSLSISALRDEHGDIVGAVEAFRDLREVAPAASAKAPLVVGNARMRRIMELVDVLKDSDATVLLQGESGTGKGLLAETIHRLGQRARQPFVKVNCGALPESLLESELFGHVKGAFTGAIRDRLGR, from the coding sequence TTGTCAGCGGACACTGAGCGGTGGCTGGAGAGCCTGCCCGAGCCGGCTTTCGCCATCAGTTTGGAAAAGCGCGTTCTCGGCATGAACGCTGCGGCGGCCGCGCTCACGGGCGTGGCGGCGGCCGCGGCGCGCGGCCGGCGCTGTGCCGACATTGTGCGCTGCGAGGCGTGCGCCGAGTACTGCCCGCTCAACGCCGCGGTCGAGCAGCGGCGCGCCATCACCAGTTTCAATGTCCAACTCGAAAGCGCGCACGGCAGCGAGGCGGTGAGTCTACACACCGCGCCGTTGCGCGCCGCCGCGGGCGAGGTGATCGGGGTGCTCGAATGCGCGCGGCCGATCGGGCACTTGGTCGGCCTGTTCCAGGCGCTGCAAGAAAAGACCGACCAGGTGCAGCTCGAACGCAACAAGGTCCAGGCGGTGCTCGACAGCATCGCCGAGGGCGTGTTCACGGTCAACCGCGAGCGCATCATCACCAGCATCAACCGCACCGGCGCGCGCATCAGCGGCCGCCCCGAAGCGAAGATAGTCGGACAGGTCTGCTATGAGGTCCTCGGTTGCCGCGCCGAGTGTGCGCGCGCTTGCCCGGCGTTGCGAGTGCTCGATGGCGGCGCGGCGGTAACCAATTTCGAGACCGAATACGCCGATCCCGCGGGGCGGCTGTTCCCGGTGAGCCTGAGCATTTCCGCGTTGCGCGATGAGCATGGCGACATCGTCGGTGCCGTCGAGGCCTTCCGTGATCTGCGCGAGGTGGCGCCGGCGGCGTCAGCCAAGGCGCCACTGGTGGTCGGCAACGCCCGCATGCGTCGCATCATGGAATTGGTGGACGTGCTCAAAGATAGTGATGCCACCGTCTTGCTCCAGGGCGAAAGCGGCACCGGCAAGGGGCTCTTGGCGGAGACGATTCATCGGCTCGGCCAACGCGCGCGCCAGCCGTTCGT